In the Acidovorax sp. A79 genome, one interval contains:
- a CDS encoding metallophosphoesterase: MKTALLSDIHANRQALDACLQHARAQGAQRFALLGDLVGYGGDPVAVADQAMALAQNGALCVLGNHDAMALAPPATPRNRAELGARWTHDRLASRHHAFLQALPLTARLGGNALLVHASADAPAQWRYVDDSNAAERCMMAAQTIDPAIRYVFCGHVHEQVLYFLTPTAKLMRFAPEPGVPVPVPPHRQWLAIVGSVGQPRDGDARAMYALFDDAAAQITFHRVPYDHLAAAAAIRAAGLPGFYADRLEKGQ; the protein is encoded by the coding sequence ATGAAGACCGCCCTCCTCTCCGACATCCACGCCAACCGCCAGGCCCTGGACGCCTGCCTGCAGCATGCCCGCGCGCAGGGCGCCCAGCGATTCGCCCTGCTGGGCGACCTCGTGGGCTACGGCGGCGACCCCGTGGCCGTGGCCGACCAGGCCATGGCGCTCGCGCAGAACGGCGCGCTGTGCGTGCTGGGCAACCACGACGCCATGGCGCTCGCGCCGCCCGCGACGCCCCGCAACCGCGCAGAGCTGGGCGCGCGGTGGACACACGACCGCCTCGCGTCGCGGCACCACGCCTTCCTGCAGGCCTTGCCGCTGACCGCGCGGCTGGGCGGCAACGCCCTGCTCGTGCACGCCAGCGCCGACGCACCTGCCCAGTGGCGCTACGTGGACGACTCCAACGCGGCCGAGCGCTGCATGATGGCGGCGCAGACCATCGACCCCGCCATCCGCTATGTGTTCTGCGGCCATGTGCACGAGCAGGTGCTGTACTTCCTCACGCCCACCGCCAAGCTCATGCGCTTTGCGCCCGAGCCCGGCGTGCCCGTGCCCGTGCCGCCGCACCGCCAGTGGCTCGCCATCGTGGGCTCCGTGGGCCAGCCGCGCGACGGCGACGCACGCGCCATGTACGCGCTGTTCGACGACGCGGCGGCGCAGATCACCTTCCACCGCGTGCCGTACGACCACCTGGCCGCCGCGGCCGCCATCCGCGCGGCGGGCCTGCCCGGCTTCTATGCGGACCGCCTGGAAAAAGGCCAGTAG
- a CDS encoding DUF1304 domain-containing protein, whose translation MGRLLLPRIAVALVAIEHVYILVLEMFFWNKPLGLKTFNLTQELADATVTLAANQGLYNGFLAAGLFWGLFTGNRLFKIFFLGCVIVAGVFGAATAVPKIFFTQALPAIIALALVLALDKPARQRSL comes from the coding sequence ATGGGCCGGCTGCTGCTTCCCCGCATCGCGGTGGCCCTCGTGGCCATCGAGCATGTGTACATCCTGGTGCTGGAGATGTTCTTCTGGAACAAGCCCCTGGGCCTGAAGACCTTCAACCTGACCCAGGAGCTGGCCGATGCCACCGTGACGCTGGCGGCCAACCAGGGGCTGTACAACGGCTTCCTGGCCGCCGGGCTGTTCTGGGGGCTGTTCACCGGCAACCGGCTGTTCAAGATCTTCTTCCTGGGCTGCGTGATCGTGGCCGGGGTCTTCGGCGCCGCCACCGCCGTGCCCAAGATCTTCTTCACCCAGGCGCTGCCGGCCATCATCGCCCTGGCCCTGGTGCTGGCCCTGGACAAGCCCGCGCGCCAGCGCAGCCTGTAA
- a CDS encoding organic hydroperoxide resistance protein → MTQLEKVLYTAKAHVTGGRDGAAKTDDGRLDVKLSSPGTSGTGTNPEQLFASGYAACFIGAMKAVGGKIGIPVPQDVSIDAEVDLGPIPNAYGIAARLAISLPGLDKATAQKLVDAAHQVCPYSNATRGNIDVTITLV, encoded by the coding sequence ATGACGCAACTCGAAAAAGTCCTCTACACCGCCAAGGCCCACGTGACCGGTGGCCGTGACGGCGCCGCCAAGACCGATGACGGCCGCCTGGACGTCAAGCTGTCCTCGCCCGGCACCTCCGGTACCGGCACCAACCCCGAGCAGCTGTTCGCCTCGGGCTACGCAGCCTGCTTCATCGGCGCGATGAAGGCCGTGGGCGGCAAGATCGGCATCCCCGTGCCGCAGGACGTGTCCATCGACGCCGAAGTGGACCTGGGCCCCATCCCGAACGCCTACGGCATCGCCGCGCGCCTGGCCATCAGCCTGCCCGGCCTGGACAAGGCCACGGCCCAGAAGCTGGTGGACGCAGCCCATCAGGTCTGCCCCTACTCCAACGCCACGCGCGGCAACATCGACGTGACCATCACGCTGGTGTAA
- a CDS encoding MarR family winged helix-turn-helix transcriptional regulator has protein sequence MARSNTSTTPSPAALRLDNQVCFALYSASLAMTKLYKPLLEAVGLTYPQYLVMLVLWEQDGVTVSDLGERLFLDSGTLTPLLKRLETSGLIARIRDAQDERRVRISLTAPGRALRDKAENIPPCVLESSQCTLPELTALTGQLKTFRDRINPPR, from the coding sequence ATGGCACGCAGCAACACTTCCACCACCCCCAGCCCGGCAGCGCTGCGCCTGGACAACCAGGTGTGTTTCGCGCTGTATTCCGCCTCGCTGGCGATGACCAAGCTGTACAAGCCCCTGCTGGAGGCCGTGGGCCTGACCTACCCCCAGTACCTCGTGATGCTGGTGCTGTGGGAGCAGGACGGCGTGACCGTCTCCGACCTCGGCGAGCGCCTGTTCCTCGACTCGGGCACGCTCACCCCGCTGCTCAAGCGCCTGGAGACCTCGGGCCTGATCGCCCGCATCCGCGATGCGCAGGACGAGCGCCGCGTGCGCATCAGCCTCACGGCCCCGGGCCGGGCGCTGCGCGACAAGGCGGAAAACATTCCGCCCTGCGTGCTCGAAAGCAGCCAGTGCACCCTGCCCGAGCTGACCGCCCTGACCGGCCAGCTCAAGACCTTCCGCGACCGGATCAACCCGCCGCGCTGA